A genome region from Pontiella agarivorans includes the following:
- a CDS encoding kappa-carrageenase has product MKRMYTFLTVLLCTWTLGQELKGKAHFHSLEDAKGRRIDAKILYVGNHWVYLQHGFRKPVRFERAKLAESSNTLLDQWADAFMDALTAEELKRVVDTANAASKGKPLLVDPDPASGVWKLNETFSDEFNARTLDEKKWNRNLRPWGERAWRSENVWQTQGRLFIQAKWDPHRDRRGNEYFYTCGIAQSYEKTTYGYFEASIKGCSRFPGLCPAFWLYSNGREKNPDYPHITYSEIDIIEMLQGGFDPVKREKTGPSHMDCNLHTREIIDGKETWRRPQHWPEVCRNVWDAPWDPRDDFHVYACENTPEKITWYIDGIKVAESPNHNWHLPMTLTFTMELRPPLIDWAGEDGRVPVPENATRDGFPTHMEVDYVRSWVN; this is encoded by the coding sequence ATGAAACGGATGTATACCTTTTTAACGGTGCTGCTGTGCACGTGGACATTGGGTCAGGAGCTGAAAGGCAAAGCCCATTTCCACTCCCTGGAAGATGCAAAAGGCCGACGTATTGACGCAAAAATTCTCTACGTCGGAAACCACTGGGTCTACCTTCAGCACGGCTTCAGAAAACCCGTCCGGTTCGAGCGCGCCAAACTGGCCGAATCCTCCAATACCCTGCTCGACCAATGGGCCGATGCATTTATGGATGCCCTCACTGCGGAAGAGTTGAAACGTGTCGTGGATACCGCAAATGCCGCCAGCAAAGGAAAACCGCTTCTCGTCGACCCCGATCCGGCCTCCGGCGTCTGGAAACTGAACGAAACCTTTTCCGATGAATTTAATGCCCGGACGCTCGACGAAAAAAAATGGAACCGCAACCTGCGTCCCTGGGGCGAACGCGCCTGGCGCTCCGAAAACGTCTGGCAGACCCAAGGCCGGCTTTTCATTCAAGCCAAATGGGATCCGCACCGCGACCGCCGCGGAAACGAATATTTCTACACCTGCGGCATTGCCCAGTCCTATGAAAAAACAACCTACGGCTATTTCGAGGCCAGCATCAAAGGCTGCTCCCGCTTCCCCGGCCTCTGCCCGGCCTTCTGGCTCTACAGCAACGGCCGCGAAAAAAATCCCGACTACCCGCACATCACCTACTCCGAAATCGACATCATCGAAATGCTGCAGGGCGGATTCGACCCCGTGAAACGCGAAAAAACCGGCCCCTCCCACATGGACTGCAACCTCCACACCCGCGAGATCATCGACGGCAAAGAAACCTGGCGGCGCCCCCAGCATTGGCCGGAAGTCTGCCGCAATGTCTGGGATGCCCCCTGGGATCCACGCGACGACTTTCACGTCTATGCCTGCGAAAACACCCCGGAAAAAATCACCTGGTATATCGACGGCATCAAAGTCGCGGAATCGCCCAACCACAACTGGCACCTGCCCATGACCCTGACCTTCACCATGGAACTCCGCCCGCCGCTCATCGACTGGGCCGGCGAAGACGGTCGCGTCCCCGTCCCCGAAAACGCCACCCGCGACGGCTTCCCCACCCACATGGAAGTCGACTACGTCCGCAGCTGGGTGAACTGA